In Burkholderia sp. GAS332, one DNA window encodes the following:
- a CDS encoding two component transcriptional regulator, winged helix family: MNEAPLKTSVLLIEDDDRLAQLIGEYLNSYEFSVTIVRRGDTAVAAVREHKPALVILDLMLPNMDGMEVCRRIRSFSRVPVLILTARVDVFDQIAGLETGADDYVIKPIEPRVLVARARALLRRAQPAESVEPSTQDDTLTFGELVIAPPDRAVSWRGQPVELKTAEYNLLLILARAAGTVLSRDDILKQLRGIEFDGLDRTVDAGISRLRRRFEDASLEPHKIKTIWGRGYLFSPSAWDE, translated from the coding sequence ATGAACGAAGCCCCCCTCAAAACCAGCGTGCTGCTGATCGAGGACGACGATCGCCTCGCGCAGTTGATCGGGGAATATCTGAACAGCTATGAATTCAGCGTGACGATCGTGCGGCGCGGCGACACGGCCGTGGCCGCCGTGCGCGAACATAAACCGGCACTGGTGATTCTCGATCTGATGCTGCCGAACATGGACGGCATGGAGGTCTGCCGCCGCATTCGCAGTTTTTCGCGCGTACCCGTGCTGATCCTGACGGCGCGCGTTGACGTGTTCGACCAGATCGCCGGACTGGAAACGGGTGCCGACGACTACGTCATCAAGCCGATCGAGCCGCGCGTGCTGGTCGCGCGCGCTCGTGCCTTGCTGCGGCGCGCGCAGCCGGCGGAAAGCGTGGAACCATCCACACAGGACGATACGCTGACCTTCGGCGAACTGGTGATTGCACCGCCAGATCGCGCGGTGAGTTGGCGCGGCCAGCCAGTCGAGCTGAAAACCGCCGAATACAACCTGCTGCTGATCCTCGCGCGCGCCGCCGGCACCGTGCTGAGCCGCGACGACATTCTCAAGCAGTTGCGCGGCATCGAATTCGACGGTCTCGACCGTACCGTCGACGCCGGGATCTCAAGGCTGCGACGGCGTTTCGAAGATGCCTCGCTTGAGCCGCACAAGATCAAGACAATCTGGGGCCGCGGCTATCTGTTCAGCCCGTCGGCATGGGACGAATAA
- a CDS encoding Outer membrane scaffolding protein for murein synthesis, MipA/OmpV family — MRKRLFYLCVPLFSLTCSSMAYAENFYMFSLAGGVAPRYQGSRDYRPFVAPLIAAEFSNGIFLSPTDGLGYKHTFANGLFASAALSYDFGRTDSNRADLPGSDYLKGMGRIPGSVMASVQVGAHLFGPSTISITLDQPLTHTSRGTSGHVDLTVPVLQTVDNDISITGSVHAGSGRYTQTFFGVTDAQAAASRFQPYALKGGIDSAKVSAAWTYSFSPRWSVHTEGGMTRLLGASANSPIVQSKNNYFAVTALTYRY, encoded by the coding sequence GTGCGCAAACGCCTCTTTTATCTGTGTGTTCCGCTGTTTAGCCTGACCTGTTCGTCGATGGCCTACGCCGAGAATTTCTATATGTTTTCGCTGGCCGGTGGCGTAGCGCCGCGCTATCAGGGTAGCCGCGACTACCGCCCGTTTGTCGCTCCGCTGATCGCCGCGGAGTTCAGCAACGGCATCTTTCTGAGCCCGACAGACGGCCTCGGCTACAAGCACACCTTCGCCAATGGGCTTTTCGCATCGGCGGCGCTGAGCTACGACTTCGGCCGCACAGATAGCAATCGCGCCGATTTGCCGGGCTCCGACTACCTGAAGGGCATGGGCCGAATTCCCGGCTCGGTGATGGCGTCCGTGCAGGTCGGCGCGCATCTGTTCGGCCCGTCGACCATCAGCATTACGCTGGATCAACCGTTGACGCACACGAGCCGCGGCACGAGCGGGCATGTCGATCTGACCGTGCCGGTGCTGCAAACCGTTGACAACGACATCAGCATCACGGGCAGCGTGCATGCCGGTAGCGGCCGCTATACGCAGACCTTCTTCGGCGTCACCGATGCGCAGGCAGCCGCGAGCCGCTTTCAGCCGTATGCGTTGAAAGGCGGTATCGATAGCGCCAAGGTGTCGGCCGCCTGGACCTACAGTTTTTCGCCGCGTTGGTCGGTGCATACCGAAGGCGGCATGACGCGCCTGCTCGGCGCGTCGGCGAACAGTCCGATCGTGCAGTCGAAGAACAACTACTTCGCGGTCACGGCGCTGACATATCGCTATTGA
- a CDS encoding Thioester reductase domain-containing protein, with the protein MFAWHTPLSNAWQDSLVSSARAQAIGVDSLLLTGATGFIGGNLFVTLINAGLIERMVCLVRGASVADALARLRASAVRCGLPHFRAQRITEANVMVGELGSAFSEIDLARLAKASHVINCAALASFSTHPQVLDTNVGDTLRFASRFVGSKALRRFLHVSTAMACGTQCGANVQESPFGYGETRHLVPYTQSKREVERLLRSTYPHLPLVVVRPSIVVGHTVLGTLPSASIFWVFRVVHGARRFTARAMNRLDVVSADDCARAIALLAVKPSLAFDTYHVSAGAEAPTIGQIISAMDEATGTSGRRYSMCRVRDFAKIAREVVGRDRCGSGRLIEHALRLYAGFAELDYTFDNRRLRDEIGFEPLPFTDYVSECVRTSRGVGIVEQMRWDFK; encoded by the coding sequence ATGTTTGCATGGCACACCCCTCTGTCCAATGCCTGGCAGGACAGCCTCGTATCGTCCGCGCGCGCGCAGGCGATTGGCGTCGACAGTTTGCTGCTAACCGGTGCAACCGGTTTTATCGGCGGCAATCTGTTTGTGACCCTGATCAACGCAGGCCTCATCGAGCGGATGGTGTGCCTGGTGCGCGGCGCCAGCGTGGCCGATGCGCTCGCGCGGCTGCGCGCGTCGGCGGTGCGCTGCGGGCTGCCGCATTTTCGCGCCCAGCGAATCACTGAAGCCAACGTCATGGTCGGCGAACTCGGCAGCGCGTTTTCGGAGATCGATCTGGCGCGGCTCGCCAAGGCATCGCATGTGATCAACTGCGCCGCGCTGGCGTCGTTTTCGACGCATCCCCAGGTACTCGACACGAACGTGGGCGACACCTTGCGCTTCGCATCGCGCTTTGTCGGCAGCAAAGCGTTGCGGCGTTTTCTGCACGTGAGCACGGCGATGGCGTGCGGCACGCAATGCGGCGCGAACGTGCAGGAATCTCCGTTCGGCTATGGCGAGACGCGCCACCTCGTGCCCTATACGCAAAGCAAACGCGAAGTTGAACGTCTGTTGCGCAGCACGTATCCGCACTTGCCGCTGGTCGTGGTGCGGCCGTCGATCGTGGTCGGCCATACGGTGCTCGGCACGCTGCCTTCGGCAAGCATCTTCTGGGTATTTCGCGTGGTGCACGGCGCGCGGCGCTTCACGGCGCGGGCGATGAACCGCCTCGACGTGGTGTCCGCCGACGACTGCGCGCGTGCGATCGCGCTGCTGGCAGTGAAGCCGTCACTGGCTTTCGATACGTATCACGTATCGGCGGGTGCCGAAGCGCCGACCATCGGTCAGATCATCAGCGCGATGGACGAAGCCACCGGCACCTCGGGCCGCCGCTATTCGATGTGCCGCGTGCGCGACTTCGCCAAAATCGCGCGCGAGGTGGTGGGCCGCGACCGTTGCGGCAGTGGCCGCCTGATCGAACACGCGTTGCGTTTGTACGCCGGCTTCGCCGAGCTGGACTATACGTTCGACAACCGCCGTCTGCGTGACGAGATCGGCTTCGAGCCGCTGCCCTTCACGGACTACGTGAGCGAATGCGTGCGGACCTCGCGCGGGGTGGGCATCGTCGAGCAGATGCGCTGGGACTTCAAATAG
- a CDS encoding transcriptional regulator, IclR family, producing the protein MDEKDWIAGAAKALAIIEAFDEEHARMTPTMVAARAGLSRTAARRYLLTLRELGYVDTDGKLFWLAPRVLRLGQSYLDSARLPRTVQPFLQRITATVQETALVAILDEHDVVYVARNGVNRAMAVGFVLGSRASAPLSSAGLILLAFQAPESIEQWLASYPIKVFTPHTYSTTARLREVLSEIRRDGYVVTDQQLELGMRGVAVPLRDRHGSVVAAISVSMPIGQESANAALHRVLPTLQETASLLRNLV; encoded by the coding sequence ATGGACGAGAAAGACTGGATCGCCGGCGCCGCGAAGGCGCTGGCGATCATCGAGGCATTCGACGAAGAGCACGCGCGCATGACGCCGACCATGGTGGCGGCCCGCGCCGGGCTCTCGCGCACGGCGGCGCGGCGCTATCTGCTGACCCTGCGCGAACTCGGCTACGTGGATACCGACGGCAAGCTGTTCTGGCTCGCGCCGCGCGTCTTGCGGCTTGGTCAGTCGTATCTGGATTCAGCGCGCTTGCCGCGCACCGTGCAGCCATTTCTTCAGCGCATCACCGCAACCGTGCAGGAAACCGCGCTGGTCGCGATTCTCGACGAACACGACGTGGTCTACGTCGCGCGCAACGGCGTGAACCGGGCGATGGCGGTTGGGTTCGTGCTCGGTTCGCGAGCGAGCGCGCCGTTGTCGTCGGCGGGTTTGATCCTGCTGGCCTTTCAGGCGCCGGAAAGCATCGAACAGTGGCTCGCGTCCTATCCGATCAAGGTGTTCACGCCGCACACTTATTCGACCACCGCGCGCTTGCGTGAAGTGCTGAGCGAAATCCGCCGCGATGGTTATGTCGTCACCGATCAACAACTGGAACTGGGCATGCGCGGTGTCGCGGTGCCGTTGCGCGACCGGCATGGCTCGGTCGTGGCGGCGATCAGCGTGAGCATGCCGATCGGCCAGGAGTCGGCGAATGCCGCGCTGCACCGGGTGCTGCCGACCCTTCAGGAAACCGCCAGTTTGCTGCGAAATCTGGTCTAG